A part of Planctomycetota bacterium genomic DNA contains:
- a CDS encoding amidohydrolase family protein, producing the protein MRFFDVHTHAFPDSLAPKALERLAAMAVWEKVAPSHDGTLAGLLRSMDRAGIERAVVCSVATRPEQVPNISRWSVEIASARVTPFASIHPDYPEPEAEIERLSEAGVRGLKFHAEYMGCAVDDARTVRIARAAARAGLAMALHAGYDFAFEKEDLASPRRVRRLHEMVPDLRMLACHMGGWRRWEDALEHVAGLPIYLETSMTLPCSAKPATQGEAEGRCEPEIVERLLEKHPAEYLLFGTDAPWADQAREVEKFLALGILEEAKRRAAWENALEFLGEA; encoded by the coding sequence ATGCGATTCTTCGACGTGCACACCCACGCGTTTCCGGACTCGCTGGCGCCGAAGGCGCTCGAGCGCCTCGCGGCGATGGCGGTGTGGGAGAAGGTCGCGCCGTCGCACGACGGGACGCTCGCGGGCCTGCTTCGGAGCATGGACCGGGCGGGGATCGAGCGGGCGGTCGTCTGTTCGGTGGCGACGAGGCCGGAGCAGGTGCCGAACATCAGCCGGTGGTCCGTCGAGATCGCCTCCGCGCGCGTGACGCCGTTCGCGTCGATCCATCCGGACTATCCGGAGCCCGAGGCCGAGATCGAGCGCCTCTCCGAGGCGGGGGTGCGGGGCCTGAAGTTTCACGCGGAGTACATGGGTTGCGCGGTGGACGACGCGCGGACGGTGCGGATCGCGCGTGCGGCGGCGCGGGCGGGCCTGGCGATGGCGCTGCACGCAGGGTACGACTTCGCGTTCGAGAAAGAAGACCTGGCGAGCCCCCGGCGCGTGCGCCGGCTGCACGAGATGGTGCCGGACCTGCGGATGCTCGCCTGCCACATGGGCGGTTGGCGGCGATGGGAGGACGCGCTCGAGCACGTGGCGGGGTTGCCGATCTACCTGGAGACGAGCATGACGCTGCCCTGCTCTGCGAAGCCCGCTACGCAGGGCGAAGCAGAGGGGCGGTGTGAGCCGGAGATCGTCGAGCGTCTGCTCGAAAAGCACCCGGCGGAGTATTTGCTTTTCGGGACGGATGCGCCGTGGGCGGACCAGGCGCGCGAGGTGGAGAAGTTTCTCGCGCTCGGGATTTTGGAGGAAGCGAAGAGGCGGGCGGCGTGGGAGAACGCGCTGGAGTTCCTCGGCGAGGCTTAA
- a CDS encoding UDP-2,3-diacylglucosamine diphosphatase, with the protein MRRLFLSDVHLAPRDPQRARAFLSFLEAETPRTDELYILGDLFDYWIGPKHLREPGYREAIQALHAATEAGLRATFLLGNRDFYMDGFAEATGVAVAPGRTEHEIAAGGKRVYLCHGEYLEGRRGFWIGVQEFIRSHGVERVYTRLPACAAKGGARFYRWVSERRFLPGKPRPRRVVVLSEALLEERFRNGADVIVCGHVHRAERRDFFIDGRAKTLFTLGDWADRPNWLVEEDGEWRLSEAIGA; encoded by the coding sequence ATGCGTCGGCTGTTTCTATCGGACGTGCATCTGGCGCCCCGCGACCCGCAACGGGCGCGGGCGTTCTTGTCCTTCCTCGAGGCGGAGACGCCCCGGACGGACGAACTCTATATCCTCGGCGACCTGTTCGATTACTGGATCGGCCCGAAACACCTCCGGGAGCCGGGCTACCGCGAGGCGATCCAGGCCCTGCACGCCGCGACGGAGGCGGGCCTGCGCGCAACGTTTCTCCTGGGGAATCGTGATTTCTACATGGATGGGTTCGCCGAGGCGACGGGCGTCGCCGTGGCGCCGGGGCGGACGGAGCACGAGATCGCGGCGGGCGGAAAGCGCGTGTACCTGTGCCACGGCGAGTACCTCGAGGGCCGGCGGGGATTCTGGATCGGCGTGCAGGAGTTCATCCGGTCGCACGGGGTGGAGCGGGTGTACACGCGGCTGCCGGCCTGCGCGGCGAAGGGCGGGGCGCGGTTCTACCGCTGGGTTTCGGAGCGCCGCTTCCTGCCGGGGAAACCGAGGCCCCGGCGGGTCGTGGTCTTGTCGGAGGCCCTTCTGGAGGAGCGGTTCCGAAACGGGGCCGACGTGATTGTCTGCGGACACGTCCATCGCGCCGAACGGCGCGACTTCTTTATTGACGGCCGCGCCAAGACGCTCTTCACGCTGGGCGACTGGGCGGACCGGCCGAACTGGCTCGTGGAAGAAGACGGCGAGTGGCGGCTGAGCGAGGCGATCGGCGCCTGA